A portion of the Flavobacterium magnum genome contains these proteins:
- a CDS encoding amino acid permease, whose amino-acid sequence MSIWRRKSLAQLMSEASESEKGLKRTLTAWSLVALGIGAIIGAGLFVRTATAAAQNAGPSVTIGFIVAAIGCALAGLCYAELSSSIPISGSAYTYTYATMGELLAWIIGWDLILEYAVGAATVGIAWSEYLNNLLTNVLHVSPIPYSLSHSPFQSMTDPATGEVLHGMINLPAFFIVALISLLLIKGTQESAFVNGLIVVLKTSIVIMIIIFGWHFINDANHTPYIPPVSTYTDESGVGHHFGGIMGILGAAGTVFFAFIGFDAVSTAAQETKNPKRDMPIGILGSLAVCTVLYILFAHVLTGVATVEDFRTGGKEASVAFAISKYMVGYEWLAQFVTVAILAGFSSVILVILLGQSRVFYAMGKDGLLPKAFGDVHPKYKTPYKANLVILVIVGLFAAFIPGDIVGDMTGIGTLFAFILVCISVIVLRKREPDMPREFRTPFVPVVPILGIAVCLAMIYGLGWTNWLRLAGWLVLGLIFYFTYGKKNSRLNQPQP is encoded by the coding sequence ATGTCAATCTGGAGAAGAAAATCACTGGCGCAATTGATGAGCGAAGCGTCGGAATCAGAAAAAGGATTAAAAAGGACGCTGACGGCCTGGTCACTGGTCGCATTGGGAATCGGGGCCATTATCGGTGCCGGACTCTTCGTAAGGACCGCGACTGCCGCTGCACAAAACGCAGGGCCCTCGGTAACGATTGGATTTATCGTAGCGGCAATCGGATGCGCATTGGCCGGGTTATGCTACGCCGAATTGTCGTCGTCCATCCCGATTTCAGGCAGCGCTTACACTTACACTTACGCCACCATGGGCGAATTGCTCGCCTGGATTATCGGCTGGGATTTAATCCTTGAATACGCCGTCGGCGCCGCGACAGTGGGCATAGCGTGGAGCGAATACCTCAACAATTTACTGACCAATGTCCTGCACGTCAGTCCCATACCCTACTCGCTGTCCCATTCCCCGTTCCAGTCGATGACAGATCCGGCTACGGGCGAGGTGCTGCACGGAATGATCAACCTGCCGGCCTTTTTTATTGTGGCGTTGATCAGTTTGCTGCTCATTAAAGGCACGCAGGAATCGGCATTTGTCAATGGACTGATCGTCGTGCTTAAGACTTCCATTGTAATCATGATCATCATTTTCGGCTGGCATTTTATCAATGATGCAAACCATACGCCTTACATTCCACCTGTGTCAACCTACACTGATGAGTCCGGCGTCGGGCACCATTTCGGAGGGATTATGGGCATACTGGGTGCTGCCGGAACCGTATTCTTTGCCTTTATCGGTTTTGATGCAGTAAGTACCGCAGCACAGGAAACCAAAAATCCGAAACGCGACATGCCGATTGGTATCCTGGGATCCCTGGCGGTATGTACCGTGTTATATATCCTTTTTGCGCATGTACTGACCGGGGTGGCCACCGTGGAAGATTTCAGGACAGGAGGCAAGGAAGCGTCAGTCGCCTTCGCCATCAGCAAATATATGGTCGGTTATGAGTGGCTCGCACAATTTGTAACCGTGGCCATCCTCGCCGGATTCTCTTCAGTAATCCTCGTGATACTTTTAGGGCAGTCCCGCGTTTTTTATGCCATGGGTAAAGACGGATTGCTGCCAAAAGCTTTCGGCGACGTACACCCTAAATACAAGACACCTTATAAAGCCAACCTCGTCATTTTGGTTATTGTCGGATTGTTTGCGGCATTCATTCCGGGTGACATTGTAGGCGATATGACCGGCATCGGAACGTTGTTCGCGTTCATTCTTGTCTGCATTTCAGTCATCGTGTTGCGGAAACGCGAACCGGATATGCCCCGTGAATTCCGGACCCCGTTTGTGCCTGTGGTGCCAATCCTGGGCATCGCCGTTTGCCTGGCCATGATTTACGGCCTGGGCTGGACCAATTGGCTCAGGTTAGCCGGATGGCTCGTACTGGGACTGATTTTCTATTTCACCTACGGAAAGAAGAACAGCAGGCTGAACCAACCGCAGCCATAA
- a CDS encoding homogentisate 1,2-dioxygenase, with translation MPIYHKLGTFPNKRHIQFEKPNGGLYYEQLFGTEGFHGHSSLLYHVHRPTQVKEINKSYSVEPKIAIGKNIKSLLFKGFELKPEADFLDSRKAMLVNRDCIIGLAAPQQSLTAYFYKNADADEMIFIHKGKGKLRTMMGNIPFQYGDYLIIPRGMIYQIEFETAENRLFYVESYTPFYTPKRYKNASGQHLEHAPFCERDFILPNELETHDEKGDFLIKIKKEGMMHEVVYATHPFDVVGWDGYNFPYGFSIHNFEPITGRVHQPPPVHQTFETAAFVVCSFCPRLYDYHPKSIPAPYNHSNIDSDEVLYYVDGDFMSRNNIEQGHITLHPKGIPHGPAPGAMERSIGKTVTEELAVMVDTFRPLMVTEEAMRLDDGQYYKSWVE, from the coding sequence ATGCCAATTTATCACAAACTCGGGACCTTCCCCAACAAGCGGCATATCCAGTTCGAAAAACCAAATGGCGGCTTGTATTATGAGCAGCTGTTCGGCACCGAAGGTTTTCACGGACATTCGTCGCTGTTATACCATGTGCACCGGCCGACGCAGGTGAAGGAAATCAACAAATCCTATTCGGTTGAACCAAAGATTGCCATAGGTAAAAACATCAAATCGTTACTCTTCAAGGGGTTTGAACTGAAGCCCGAAGCGGATTTCCTGGACAGCCGCAAAGCCATGCTCGTGAACCGCGACTGCATTATCGGACTCGCCGCACCGCAACAGTCACTAACGGCATATTTCTACAAAAACGCTGACGCCGACGAGATGATTTTCATCCATAAAGGCAAAGGGAAGCTGCGCACGATGATGGGTAACATCCCTTTCCAATACGGCGATTACCTGATTATCCCCCGCGGGATGATCTACCAGATTGAGTTTGAAACCGCAGAAAACCGGTTGTTTTATGTCGAATCTTACACGCCCTTTTACACGCCAAAACGGTACAAGAATGCATCGGGCCAGCATCTGGAACATGCCCCGTTCTGCGAACGCGATTTCATACTCCCAAACGAGCTGGAGACACATGACGAAAAGGGCGACTTTCTGATCAAAATAAAGAAAGAAGGCATGATGCATGAAGTGGTGTATGCGACGCATCCTTTTGACGTGGTAGGCTGGGACGGGTACAATTTCCCGTACGGATTCAGCATCCACAATTTCGAACCGATTACCGGCCGCGTGCACCAGCCGCCTCCGGTACACCAGACTTTCGAAACCGCGGCATTTGTCGTTTGTTCGTTCTGCCCAAGGCTTTACGATTACCACCCGAAATCGATTCCCGCACCGTATAACCACAGCAATATTGACAGCGATGAAGTGCTTTATTATGTTGACGGGGATTTTATGAGCCGCAACAATATTGAACAAGGGCACATCACTTTACATCCGAAAGGCATTCCACACGGGCCTGCGCCGGGCGCCATGGAACGCAGTATTGGAAAAACAGTCACGGAAGAACTGGCCGTGATGGTGGATACTTTCCGTCCGTTGATGGTTACGGAAGAAGCGATGCGTCTTGACGACGGCCAATACTATAAATCGTGGGTTGAATAA
- the hppD gene encoding 4-hydroxyphenylpyruvate dioxygenase, translating to MSKEVKSVEYGLEKIFEGAQDFLPLLGTDYVELYVGNARQAAHFYKTAFGYQSLAYAGLETGVRDRASYVLKQDKIRLVLTTPLNADSPINEHLKKHGDGVKVAALWVEDATSAFNETTKRGARPFMEPTVEEDEYGTVVRSGIYTYGETVHIFVERKNYTGVFLPGYKTWESDYNPTPTGLKYIDHMVGNVGWGEMNTWVKWYEEVMGFVNFLSFDDKQINTEYSALMSKVMSNGNGRIKFPINEPAEGKKKSQIEEYLDFYGGPGIQHIAIATDDIIKTVTELRARGVEFLSAPPHAYYEAIPERLGEHMKMMKEDLGTIEKLAIMVDADEEGYLLQIFTKPVQDRPTLFFEIIQRMGAKGFGAGNFKALFESIEREQAKRGTL from the coding sequence ATGAGTAAAGAAGTAAAATCCGTTGAATACGGACTCGAAAAAATATTTGAAGGGGCACAGGACTTCCTGCCGCTTTTAGGAACCGATTACGTCGAATTGTATGTAGGCAATGCCAGACAGGCTGCCCATTTTTATAAGACCGCTTTCGGTTACCAGTCATTGGCATATGCAGGCCTCGAAACCGGTGTACGTGATCGCGCTTCATATGTGTTGAAACAGGACAAAATCCGTTTGGTGCTCACGACCCCGCTCAATGCGGATTCCCCTATCAACGAGCACCTTAAAAAACACGGTGACGGTGTCAAAGTGGCAGCGCTCTGGGTTGAGGACGCCACAAGCGCTTTCAATGAAACCACCAAACGCGGTGCCAGGCCATTCATGGAGCCGACGGTTGAAGAAGACGAATACGGCACGGTTGTGCGCTCCGGGATTTACACCTATGGCGAAACCGTGCACATTTTTGTCGAAAGAAAAAATTACACCGGCGTATTCCTCCCCGGATACAAAACCTGGGAATCGGATTACAATCCCACACCCACCGGATTAAAATACATCGACCATATGGTGGGCAACGTCGGCTGGGGCGAGATGAACACCTGGGTAAAATGGTATGAGGAAGTGATGGGATTCGTGAATTTCCTTTCATTTGATGACAAGCAGATCAATACGGAATACTCCGCCCTGATGAGTAAGGTAATGTCTAACGGCAACGGTCGCATTAAATTCCCGATCAACGAACCCGCAGAGGGCAAGAAAAAATCCCAGATTGAGGAATATCTTGATTTTTACGGTGGACCGGGCATACAGCACATTGCCATCGCCACCGATGACATCATCAAAACGGTTACCGAATTGCGCGCCCGTGGCGTTGAATTCCTCTCGGCGCCACCGCATGCGTATTACGAAGCCATCCCGGAACGACTCGGCGAGCATATGAAAATGATGAAAGAGGACCTCGGTACAATTGAAAAGCTCGCAATCATGGTCGACGCCGATGAAGAAGGCTATTTACTGCAGATTTTCACCAAGCCAGTGCAGGACCGCCCTACACTGTTTTTCGAAATCATACAGCGGATGGGTGCAAAGGGCTTCGGCGCGGGCAATTTCAAGGCGCTGTTTGAGTCAATTGAACGGGAACAGGCAAAACGCGGAACTTTATAA
- a CDS encoding DUF3108 domain-containing protein: protein MKKLMTVFLFVILTSFTTQKERAFDVGEYFKLRIHYGFVTAGYATLEVKEAVRNNKKIFHAIGKGYTTGMSKLFFKVDDNYESYFDKETGKPYQFVRKIDEGGYTKNQEGFFSQSEDEVTIKDYKNKTEKTFKVPDNVQDIMSTFYCLRNHPNVDKLKVGESISIDMFFDDETTKFKLKFMGREDIKTKFGTIPTMIFRPYVQAGRVFKEQESLTIWISDDDNKMPIRLKASLAVGSIKADLEAFKGLKYPFTVKVKP from the coding sequence ATGAAAAAATTAATGACTGTATTTTTGTTTGTAATCCTTACGAGTTTTACAACACAAAAAGAAAGGGCTTTTGATGTCGGGGAATATTTTAAGCTGCGTATTCACTACGGGTTTGTTACCGCGGGATATGCCACATTGGAAGTCAAGGAAGCGGTGCGCAATAACAAAAAGATATTCCATGCTATTGGGAAAGGATATACTACCGGCATGTCGAAGTTGTTTTTCAAGGTCGACGATAATTATGAAAGCTATTTTGACAAGGAAACCGGAAAGCCATACCAGTTTGTAAGGAAAATCGATGAAGGCGGCTACACCAAGAACCAGGAAGGCTTTTTCAGCCAGTCTGAAGATGAAGTGACCATCAAGGATTATAAAAATAAGACTGAAAAGACCTTCAAGGTTCCTGATAACGTGCAGGATATCATGTCAACCTTTTATTGCCTGAGAAACCATCCCAATGTGGATAAACTTAAAGTGGGCGAATCGATATCAATCGACATGTTTTTTGACGATGAAACGACGAAGTTTAAGTTAAAATTTATGGGAAGGGAAGATATAAAAACTAAATTTGGCACGATCCCGACCATGATTTTCAGGCCTTATGTACAGGCTGGGCGCGTCTTTAAGGAACAGGAAAGTTTAACCATCTGGATTTCAGATGACGATAACAAGATGCCGATACGATTAAAAGCGTCACTCGCGGTAGGTTCGATTAAAGCCGATCTCGAGGCATTCAAGGGATTGAAATATCCTTTTACCGTAAAAGTAAAACCATAA